One window of Alkaliphilus metalliredigens QYMF genomic DNA carries:
- the istB gene encoding IS21-like element helper ATPase IstB, with product MEKLESIKDHAKKLKLNYLNTNADSIVENADINNISYQNLLLSILENEVDLREKKAQERRVKAAGFPVLKTIEEFDLTFQRSITQRQINSLIEMDWIDRMYNLILLGPPGVGKSHLCIALGYKAVEMGYKVSFTTMDNLMHCLKTQEISRKSKGKINNVLSSSLLIIDELGYLPISREEANLFFQLISALHEQTSLIITSNKGLEDWTELLGDPALTTAVLDRITYRCELFNMTGKSYRLEHRESLF from the coding sequence ATGGAAAAATTAGAATCAATAAAGGATCACGCTAAAAAACTCAAATTGAACTACTTAAATACCAATGCAGATTCCATCGTTGAAAATGCTGACATAAACAACATTTCATATCAGAATCTTTTACTGTCAATATTAGAAAACGAAGTCGATCTCAGAGAGAAAAAGGCCCAGGAACGCAGAGTTAAGGCTGCAGGCTTTCCGGTACTTAAGACAATAGAAGAGTTCGATCTAACCTTTCAAAGATCGATTACCCAAAGACAAATCAATAGTCTTATTGAGATGGACTGGATAGATAGAATGTATAATCTAATACTTTTAGGCCCTCCAGGGGTAGGTAAAAGCCACTTGTGTATTGCATTAGGGTACAAGGCTGTAGAGATGGGCTACAAGGTTAGCTTCACCACCATGGACAATCTGATGCACTGTTTAAAAACACAGGAGATATCAAGAAAAAGCAAAGGGAAAATCAACAATGTTTTATCTTCTAGTCTTCTGATCATCGATGAGCTAGGTTACCTCCCCATATCAAGAGAAGAAGCGAACTTGTTTTTCCAATTAATATCAGCCCTTCATGAACAAACATCGTTAATTATTACCTCCAACAAAGGGCTTGAAGATTGGACCGAGTTATTAGGGGACCCCGCTTTAACCACGGCAGTGTTAGATAGAATCACTTACAGATGTGAGCTATTTAATATGACAGGTAAGAGCTATAGATTAGAACATCGAGAATCATTGTTTTAA
- a CDS encoding DUF6075 family protein, with translation METIKFNSEAHELFYKEMLARTNQTDVYYKAFFYCMGICETTRKHIEDLFDFKEGGIMPEHLHQPYQTGTSYKVTRMAYNLWNGYVEEGTESLTTPSSLFACEYAAEFHQAIKIRFSEYYRERDFEKSSLRKQIKDLTEKNVIESTNAKEHSEIER, from the coding sequence ATGGAGACGATTAAATTCAACTCAGAAGCACATGAATTATTTTACAAAGAAATGCTGGCTAGAACTAACCAAACAGACGTCTATTACAAAGCATTCTTCTATTGTATGGGCATTTGCGAAACCACAAGAAAGCATATTGAAGATCTATTTGATTTTAAAGAAGGTGGAATCATGCCAGAGCATCTTCACCAACCATATCAGACAGGAACAAGTTATAAGGTCACTAGAATGGCCTATAATCTTTGGAATGGTTATGTTGAGGAAGGTACAGAAAGCTTAACCACGCCATCATCGTTATTTGCTTGTGAATATGCAGCAGAATTTCATCAAGCCATCAAAATAAGGTTTTCTGAATATTATAGGGAGCGTGATTTCGAAAAAAGTAGCTTAAGAAAACAGATCAAAGACTTAACAGAGAAAAATGTTATTGAATCGACAAATGCTAAAGAACATTCAGAAATCGAGCGTTAG
- a CDS encoding AAA family ATPase — translation MKNIHLNKISISNARRFAKDVEINFGKGATILLAPNGTGKTTIFEAIELALSGSLKSKLGDPPNALIRDGKKELDIRLDFDNDLYCEVAFRHGQTPLLKGDHVKLFQDKLTSLPYLLGLTHILDQRGKFWFVTSDQNGAGSSLDKLSIGQGLNKIFSKKTSLIKAVNQEIINLENSYNEELERRNNFIKVIKDRDLASSDYKLVSLDLIYQVINNGHVIIKKKNADIKLNQQALSLFLETTKDLLSSKIDSHSSLKIKYSSIESKLETYEENTLLIKTKEADIESNKTKTGQLNEKIEDLKVKIKADEEMKSESVVKKDHSMLMQKHLRLLAEKREKYQQESIDMQPLNLQFPKKQDEFAESCKDLEAFLKLKTEHEILDSEIIQVLNKQEFVNKLRTLQTQLEVLEKQNSDIEEKNIPDYEKIKFELTQEIKKIESDQIKNNLQIDQTNQIIKKYLEGSNAIQTSINSIAKHLPVDQCKCPVCNTDFEPEELQKQIKIALEWMNPAAHKMTQNLKKLEEAQKKFVDDLEKLSSDLNTINLKITHERESLEDTKKRLSEILTSFPNCINSNDALNFISSSIDSQTGIHDQLLEKKKALKEMPSENTITDARIKNEKIRIEFDDLKSEIQANESLIKLLLEEIVCLEERTKGHNLEKLTAYISVLELEIETSMTLCSQNTIMLEKFQKELNTLQTELHKINDHLLQLRSQQSQIETEWFESGLPDKPNPISLFLAKSNIENQQKKCSDSLSQLKDVQQQLVAWKEAESFIELNEKVKIECGERSEEEHLVFLSSRVEKQEKKFNEMKNKNETMSFIFRKVDSELNQINKYIDSINEPWSELLQRTIVNSRFSTGELLKSNTVRNKPTAQVGAILNGNSIPVNQIASEAQLTDLQLTFMLAMAKQHHWTPWRALLLDDPTQHHDLVHASSVFDLLRDYISDLDFQVMLSTHDSQQVNFFRRKLDNDGIENKVYRLIVGRDGVFADQI, via the coding sequence ATGAAAAACATACACTTAAATAAAATATCAATCAGTAATGCACGACGTTTTGCAAAAGATGTAGAAATTAATTTTGGTAAAGGGGCTACCATCCTTTTAGCACCAAACGGAACCGGTAAGACAACTATATTTGAAGCAATTGAATTGGCATTGTCAGGATCCTTAAAAAGCAAATTAGGCGACCCTCCAAACGCACTCATTAGAGATGGAAAAAAAGAATTGGATATTCGATTAGATTTTGATAATGATCTTTATTGTGAGGTAGCTTTTCGCCATGGTCAAACACCCTTGCTGAAAGGAGACCATGTAAAATTATTTCAGGATAAACTAACATCACTTCCTTACCTTTTAGGGTTAACGCATATTTTAGATCAAAGAGGTAAATTTTGGTTTGTGACGTCTGATCAGAATGGAGCAGGAAGTAGTCTTGATAAACTATCTATTGGACAGGGTTTGAATAAAATATTTAGTAAAAAAACAAGTTTAATTAAAGCTGTTAACCAAGAAATTATAAATTTAGAAAATTCATACAATGAAGAATTGGAACGCAGAAATAATTTTATAAAAGTTATTAAAGATCGTGATCTAGCTTCATCTGACTACAAACTAGTTTCTCTAGATTTAATCTATCAAGTAATTAACAATGGGCATGTAATAATAAAGAAAAAAAATGCAGATATTAAACTAAATCAGCAAGCGTTATCGCTTTTCCTAGAAACAACTAAAGACTTATTATCTTCAAAAATAGATTCTCATTCGAGTTTGAAAATTAAGTATTCATCAATTGAGAGTAAGTTAGAAACTTATGAAGAAAACACTCTTCTAATAAAGACTAAAGAAGCAGACATTGAAAGTAATAAAACGAAAACAGGTCAGCTCAATGAAAAAATAGAAGATTTAAAAGTTAAGATTAAGGCTGACGAGGAAATGAAATCAGAAAGCGTTGTAAAAAAGGATCACAGTATGTTAATGCAAAAACATCTAAGACTTTTAGCTGAAAAGCGTGAGAAATATCAGCAAGAATCAATAGATATGCAACCTTTGAATCTTCAATTTCCTAAAAAACAAGATGAATTCGCTGAATCATGTAAGGATCTAGAGGCTTTCTTAAAGTTAAAGACCGAACACGAGATACTTGATTCTGAAATAATTCAAGTACTAAATAAACAAGAATTTGTAAACAAATTACGCACCTTACAAACACAATTGGAGGTTTTAGAAAAACAAAACTCAGACATTGAAGAAAAAAATATACCAGATTATGAGAAAATAAAATTTGAATTAACTCAAGAAATAAAAAAGATAGAAAGCGATCAAATAAAAAACAATCTTCAAATTGATCAAACAAATCAGATAATAAAAAAATATCTAGAGGGTTCCAATGCAATACAAACTTCAATTAATAGTATTGCGAAACATTTACCAGTTGATCAATGTAAATGTCCGGTGTGTAATACGGACTTTGAACCAGAAGAACTTCAGAAACAAATTAAAATCGCTCTTGAGTGGATGAATCCAGCTGCGCATAAAATGACGCAAAATCTAAAAAAACTAGAAGAAGCTCAAAAGAAATTTGTTGACGATTTAGAAAAATTATCATCTGATTTAAACACAATAAATTTAAAAATCACTCACGAAAGAGAATCGTTAGAAGATACTAAAAAAAGGTTGTCCGAAATTCTAACATCTTTCCCAAATTGTATTAATTCCAACGATGCTCTTAATTTTATATCATCCTCAATAGATAGTCAAACTGGTATTCATGATCAGTTGTTAGAAAAAAAGAAGGCTCTTAAAGAAATGCCTTCTGAAAATACTATTACTGATGCACGAATAAAGAATGAGAAAATCCGAATAGAATTTGATGATCTTAAAAGTGAAATACAAGCAAATGAGTCGTTGATAAAACTTTTATTAGAAGAAATAGTTTGCCTTGAAGAGAGAACAAAAGGGCATAACTTAGAAAAATTGACTGCTTATATATCTGTTCTAGAACTAGAAATAGAAACTTCAATGACATTGTGTTCCCAAAATACAATAATGCTAGAGAAGTTTCAGAAGGAATTAAATACATTGCAAACAGAACTTCATAAAATTAACGATCACTTATTACAGCTTAGGTCTCAGCAAAGTCAAATTGAAACAGAATGGTTTGAGTCAGGACTTCCCGACAAACCTAATCCGATATCTTTGTTTTTAGCTAAAAGCAATATTGAAAACCAACAAAAAAAATGTTCAGACTCTTTAAGTCAACTTAAGGATGTACAACAGCAATTGGTAGCTTGGAAAGAAGCAGAAAGCTTTATCGAGCTAAATGAAAAAGTTAAAATAGAATGTGGTGAGCGTTCAGAAGAGGAACACCTTGTTTTTTTGTCATCAAGGGTTGAAAAGCAAGAGAAAAAGTTCAACGAAATGAAAAACAAAAATGAGACAATGTCATTTATTTTCCGCAAAGTTGATTCTGAACTAAATCAGATAAACAAGTATATTGATAGTATAAATGAGCCGTGGAGTGAATTATTACAGAGGACGATTGTGAATTCACGCTTTTCAACAGGTGAATTATTAAAATCAAATACTGTTCGAAATAAACCAACAGCACAAGTTGGAGCAATTCTTAACGGGAATAGTATTCCGGTGAATCAAATCGCAAGCGAAGCTCAATTAACAGATTTGCAATTGACATTCATGTTAGCTATGGCAAAACAACATCATTGGACTCCATGGCGAGCACTCCTCCTTGATGATCCAACCCAACATCACGATCTTGTTCACGCTTCATCTGTATTTGATCTTTTACGTGATTATATTTCAGATTTAGATTTTCAAGTAATGCTTTCAACTCATGACAGTCAGCAAGTAAATTTTTTCCGTAGGAAACTTGACAATGATGGTATTGAGAATAAAGTATATCGATTAATAGTAGGCAGAGATGGTGTCTTTGCTGATCAGATTTAA
- a CDS encoding ABC-three component system middle component 1, with protein sequence MKLEELSSYMDRVIEQRFEKESSIDISKHLSALDEQKLDKQIFRLKRKNKPELKTYRTFLLVQINETETLKNALQWVAAVKNSLTDPETSDLYLIVISENDVFTIDESMRIEATESFCKKYVQRGDENPESLIKRTCLANFSVISEDTIQIDPVNTVFLKTQQEFSWFDAPVQQIWKEAFNSDDNGNELLERIR encoded by the coding sequence ATGAAATTAGAAGAACTATCTTCATATATGGATAGAGTGATTGAACAACGATTTGAAAAAGAGTCATCTATTGATATATCAAAGCATCTATCTGCTTTGGATGAACAGAAATTAGATAAACAGATTTTTCGTTTGAAAAGAAAGAACAAGCCAGAGTTAAAAACATATCGTACATTTTTATTAGTACAGATAAATGAGACTGAAACATTGAAGAACGCCTTACAATGGGTTGCAGCAGTAAAAAATAGCTTAACCGATCCTGAAACTTCAGATTTGTATCTTATAGTCATATCAGAGAATGATGTTTTCACAATCGATGAAAGTATGAGAATCGAAGCGACAGAGTCGTTTTGTAAAAAGTATGTTCAGCGTGGAGATGAGAATCCAGAAAGCTTAATAAAGCGTACATGTCTAGCAAATTTTAGCGTAATCAGCGAAGATACCATACAAATTGATCCGGTAAATACTGTTTTCTTAAAAACTCAACAAGAATTCTCTTGGTTTGACGCTCCTGTTCAGCAAATTTGGAAAGAAGCCTTTAACTCTGACGATAATGGTAATGAACTCTTGGAGAGAATCAGATGA
- a CDS encoding toprim domain-containing protein, translating to MKLVIAEKPSVARAIAGVLGANEKKDGYLTGNGYIVSWCIGHLVSLATPEEYDPKYLSWQYEDLPIMPLTWHFSINKKTEKQYRILEKLIK from the coding sequence ATGAAGCTAGTAATAGCAGAAAAACCCAGTGTTGCAAGAGCTATAGCGGGGGTGCTTGGTGCAAATGAAAAGAAAGATGGTTATCTCACTGGAAATGGCTATATTGTAAGTTGGTGTATTGGTCATTTGGTTTCACTGGCTACACCAGAAGAATATGATCCTAAATATTTGAGTTGGCAATACGAAGATTTGCCAATCATGCCATTAACGTGGCACTTTTCGATTAATAAAAAAACGGAAAAGCAATATCGCATATTAGAAAAACTAATTAAATAA